From Streptomyces fungicidicus, one genomic window encodes:
- a CDS encoding TIGR04222 domain-containing membrane protein → MFWVPLLLLAWAVAGAACLRLCLTAVRGAVAGHDTGAGRDLTLYEAAFLSGGPARVADVTLVAMARQRRLLLAHTGWATVVDPRGRDEMERSVIGAIGPQGQSPLAPVRTAAATADAVRGISERLVGAGLAVPDGAGTTVADAVRQVRLAGTAVAGLAAAALLMPVPSDMPRHLVALWFTLPLILTLGCLAIARFEVHPYSRWASPAGQRLLGALPRSAGEAGDDRTCLTSVAVRGIRAVGEPELRAAFAHREPRH, encoded by the coding sequence ATGTTCTGGGTCCCTCTCCTGCTCCTGGCCTGGGCCGTCGCCGGTGCGGCGTGCCTGCGGCTGTGCCTGACCGCCGTGCGCGGCGCCGTGGCCGGCCACGACACGGGAGCGGGGCGCGATCTGACGCTGTACGAGGCCGCGTTCCTGTCCGGCGGACCGGCGAGGGTCGCCGACGTCACGCTGGTCGCCATGGCCCGCCAGCGGAGGCTGCTGCTGGCGCACACCGGCTGGGCGACGGTGGTCGACCCGCGCGGGCGGGACGAGATGGAGCGCTCGGTGATAGGGGCGATAGGCCCGCAGGGACAGTCGCCCCTCGCGCCGGTGCGGACCGCCGCGGCGACCGCCGACGCCGTGCGCGGGATCTCCGAACGGCTGGTCGGCGCGGGACTCGCGGTGCCCGACGGCGCGGGGACGACCGTCGCGGACGCGGTACGGCAGGTGCGGCTCGCCGGGACGGCGGTGGCGGGGCTGGCGGCGGCCGCCCTGCTGATGCCCGTCCCGTCGGACATGCCGCGCCATCTGGTCGCCCTGTGGTTCACGCTGCCGCTGATCCTCACACTGGGCTGTCTGGCCATCGCGCGGTTCGAGGTCCACCCGTACTCGCGCTGGGCCTCACCGGCGGGCCAGCGCCTGCTGGGCGCGCTCCCGCGCAGCGCAGGCGAGGCCGGAGACGACCGCACCTGTCTCACCTCCGTCGCGGTGCGCGGCATCCGAGCGGTGGGCGAGCCGGAGCTGCGCGCGGCCTTCGCGCACCGGGAGCCGCGTCACTAG
- a CDS encoding alpha/beta hydrolase — protein MRTAAVHVATGSLLLTALAAAPAGAGTPASPSAELRGTAVAAARAAAEGIDFGACPPEQELPPTVRCGTVAVPLDYARPDGERILLTVSRARATGKDPDNSKRKVPRQGSLVHNPGGPGASGMYFPMTGALPEWKRVAAAYDLVGYSPRGVGRSAPLSCTDPGTFFEGPAKAPVHPSAAYKRERVARARAYARGCAERTGGSLRHYHSLNNARDLDVLRAALGENRLTYLGSSYGTYFGALYATMFPSHVRRMVFDSAVNPDPERIWYRNNLAQSAAFEDRWADFRAWTAEHDDVYGLGGTAEEVRRSYERASARLAAEPAGGRVGPAQLQAAFLKAGYYDDHWPQRAHALSAYLRGDSGPLVEQAQEYPEAAAEAENARAVYLAVECNDAPWPAEWAVWDRDNTRLARRAPFETWGNVWTNLPCAYWQGPRQRPLDVRAGRGELPPTLILAAERDAATPYDGALELHRRLAGSVLVTERDAGSHGLAGGPNACVNRHLEAYLLEGRVPGRRASCAPHPEPEPQPAGGRAGKDRPGV, from the coding sequence ATGAGAACCGCCGCCGTCCATGTGGCCACAGGGTCCTTGCTGCTCACCGCCCTGGCCGCCGCCCCGGCCGGCGCCGGAACCCCCGCCTCCCCCTCCGCCGAACTGCGCGGCACCGCCGTGGCCGCCGCACGCGCCGCCGCGGAGGGCATCGACTTCGGCGCCTGTCCCCCGGAGCAGGAACTCCCGCCCACCGTGCGGTGCGGCACCGTCGCCGTCCCGCTCGACTACGCCCGCCCGGACGGCGAACGGATCCTGCTCACCGTCAGCCGCGCACGCGCCACCGGGAAGGACCCCGACAACAGCAAGCGCAAGGTGCCCCGGCAGGGTTCCCTGGTCCACAACCCGGGCGGGCCGGGCGCGAGCGGCATGTACTTCCCGATGACGGGCGCGCTCCCCGAGTGGAAGCGCGTCGCGGCGGCGTACGACCTCGTCGGCTACTCCCCGCGCGGGGTGGGCCGCTCCGCGCCGCTGTCCTGCACGGACCCGGGGACCTTCTTCGAGGGCCCGGCGAAGGCGCCGGTCCACCCGTCGGCGGCGTACAAGCGGGAGCGCGTCGCGCGGGCCCGGGCGTACGCGCGGGGGTGCGCCGAGCGGACGGGCGGCTCGCTGCGGCACTACCACTCGCTCAACAACGCCCGTGACCTGGACGTCCTGCGGGCCGCGCTCGGGGAGAACCGGCTGACGTACCTCGGCTCGTCGTACGGCACCTACTTCGGGGCGCTGTACGCCACGATGTTCCCCTCCCACGTACGGCGGATGGTGTTCGACTCGGCGGTGAACCCGGACCCAGAGCGGATCTGGTACCGCAACAACCTCGCCCAGTCGGCGGCGTTCGAGGACCGCTGGGCGGACTTCCGGGCCTGGACCGCCGAGCACGACGACGTCTACGGGCTGGGCGGCACGGCCGAAGAGGTGCGGCGCAGCTACGAGAGGGCGAGCGCGCGGCTGGCTGCGGAGCCGGCGGGCGGCAGGGTCGGCCCCGCGCAGCTGCAGGCGGCGTTCCTCAAGGCCGGGTACTACGACGACCACTGGCCGCAGCGCGCGCACGCGCTGTCGGCGTATCTGAGGGGCGACTCCGGGCCGTTGGTCGAGCAGGCCCAGGAATATCCGGAGGCGGCGGCGGAGGCGGAGAACGCGCGGGCGGTGTATCTCGCCGTGGAGTGCAACGACGCGCCCTGGCCGGCCGAGTGGGCGGTGTGGGACCGGGACAACACCCGGCTGGCGCGCAGGGCGCCCTTCGAGACCTGGGGCAATGTGTGGACCAACCTGCCCTGCGCCTACTGGCAGGGCCCCCGGCAGCGGCCGCTGGACGTGCGCGCCGGCCGCGGGGAGCTGCCGCCGACGCTGATCCTGGCGGCCGAGCGGGACGCGGCCACCCCCTACGACGGCGCCCTGGAGCTGCACCGGCGGCTGGCGGGGTCGGTGCTGGTGACCGAGCGGGACGCCGGCAGCCACGGCCTCGCGGGCGGACCCAACGCCTGTGTGAACCGCCATCTGGAGGCGTACCTGCTGGAAGGCAGGGTCCCGGGGCGGCGCGCCTCCTGCGCACCGCACCCGGAACCCGAGCCGCAGCCGGCGGGCGGACGGGCCGGGAAGGACCGGCCCGGCGTCTGA
- a CDS encoding peptidyl-tRNA hydrolase — protein sequence MSDDRTTPAPDSPFRPDPGARDAAPQFVLPLVVRIERAAPPPRTDALETAARAVLVMLSDARSVGEGEWAGAMRDWQDARIRKVVRRARGAEWRRAEALPGITVTGKSAEVRVFPPVPLDGWPKDLARLQVSGTDLDDPDPVPPADPAVPTLWLNPDLDMSAGKAMAQAGHGAQLAWWRLPDEARAAWHATGFPLAVRTASPARWPALTAGGLPTVRDAGFTEIAPGSCTVVADHPALRAG from the coding sequence GTGAGCGACGACCGGACGACACCCGCCCCCGACAGCCCCTTCCGCCCCGACCCCGGCGCCCGTGACGCGGCGCCCCAGTTCGTGCTGCCCCTGGTGGTCCGCATCGAGCGCGCGGCGCCCCCGCCCCGCACGGACGCCCTGGAGACCGCGGCCCGCGCGGTGCTGGTGATGCTGAGCGACGCACGCTCGGTGGGCGAGGGCGAGTGGGCGGGGGCGATGCGCGACTGGCAGGACGCCCGCATCCGCAAGGTGGTGCGCCGGGCGCGCGGCGCGGAGTGGCGGCGCGCGGAGGCCCTCCCCGGCATCACGGTCACCGGCAAGTCGGCGGAGGTCCGCGTCTTCCCGCCCGTCCCCCTGGACGGCTGGCCCAAGGACCTGGCCCGCCTCCAGGTCTCCGGCACCGACCTCGACGACCCGGATCCCGTGCCGCCCGCGGACCCGGCGGTCCCCACCCTCTGGCTCAACCCCGACCTGGACATGTCGGCGGGCAAGGCCATGGCCCAGGCGGGTCACGGCGCCCAGCTGGCCTGGTGGCGGCTCCCGGACGAGGCCCGCGCGGCCTGGCACGCCACCGGCTTCCCCCTCGCGGTCCGCACCGCCTCCCCCGCCCGGTGGCCCGCCCTGACGGCCGGCGGCCTGCCCACGGTCCGCGACGCGGGCTTCACGGAGATCGCGCCGGGCTCCTGCACCGTGGTGGCGGACCACCCGGCGCTGCGGGCCGGCTGA
- the hemQ gene encoding hydrogen peroxide-dependent heme synthase: protein MSDDATTPAADRIPNKGKLAKDLNEVIRYTLWSVFRLKDVLPEDRAGYADEVQELFDQLAAKDVTIRGTYDVSGLRADADLMIWWHAETADQLQEAYNLFRRTRLGRALEPVWSNMALHRPAEFNRSHIPAFLADETPRNYVSVYPFVRSYDWYLLPDEDRRRMLADHGKMARGYPDVRANTVASFSLGDYEWILAFEADELDRIVDLMRHLRGSEARMHVREEVPFYTGRRKNVAELVAGLA from the coding sequence ATGAGTGACGACGCCACCACCCCCGCAGCCGACCGGATCCCGAACAAGGGCAAGCTGGCCAAGGACCTCAACGAGGTCATCCGCTACACCCTCTGGTCGGTCTTCAGGCTGAAGGACGTGCTGCCCGAGGACCGGGCCGGGTACGCCGACGAGGTACAGGAGCTGTTCGACCAGCTCGCCGCCAAGGACGTCACGATCCGCGGCACCTACGACGTGTCGGGCCTGCGCGCGGACGCCGACCTCATGATCTGGTGGCACGCCGAGACCGCCGACCAGCTGCAGGAGGCGTACAACCTCTTCCGCCGCACCAGGCTGGGCCGCGCGCTGGAGCCCGTCTGGTCGAACATGGCGCTGCACCGCCCCGCCGAGTTCAACCGGTCGCACATCCCGGCGTTCCTCGCCGACGAGACGCCCCGCAACTACGTGAGCGTCTACCCCTTCGTGCGCTCCTACGACTGGTACCTGCTGCCCGACGAGGACCGCCGCCGCATGCTCGCCGACCACGGCAAGATGGCCCGCGGCTACCCGGACGTGCGCGCCAACACGGTCGCCTCGTTCTCCCTCGGCGACTACGAGTGGATCCTCGCCTTCGAGGCCGACGAGCTGGACCGCATCGTCGACCTCATGCGTCACCTGCGCGGCTCGGAGGCCCGGATGCACGTCCGCGAGGAGGTCCCGTTCTACACGGGCCGCCGCAAGAACGTGGCGGAACTGGTCGCCGGCCTCGCCTGA
- a CDS encoding polysaccharide deacetylase family protein: protein MITLVRRAAAVSVLATALSACAASQPARQAPRPAPSASSAPASPAATLAPGPSGLTPVFRHGPRTGDRTVALTFDADMTADQGPRAAAGEHFDHPRLIGTLRALKVPSTVFMTGRWAEEYPDQARSLGRDPLFEVANHSYSHYAFTGDCYGLPTVPAGRMRADVERAYTAFREAGVPDAKPYFRFPGGCYDRAALRALTPAGVTAVQWDVVGGDAFATDADAVARQVLDGVRPGSVVVLHCTRSAAPATERAVRTIVPELRRQGYRFVKVSELIAAATGRN from the coding sequence GTGATCACTCTCGTACGCCGCGCAGCCGCCGTAAGCGTGCTCGCCACCGCGCTCAGCGCCTGCGCCGCCTCCCAGCCGGCCCGGCAGGCGCCCCGCCCCGCGCCCTCCGCCTCCTCCGCGCCCGCGTCCCCCGCTGCCACCCTCGCCCCGGGCCCTTCCGGCCTGACCCCGGTCTTCCGGCACGGACCGCGCACCGGCGACCGGACGGTCGCCCTCACCTTCGACGCCGACATGACCGCCGATCAGGGCCCGCGGGCCGCGGCGGGCGAGCACTTCGACCACCCGCGCCTGATCGGCACGCTGCGTGCGCTGAAGGTGCCGTCCACGGTGTTCATGACGGGCCGCTGGGCCGAGGAGTACCCGGACCAGGCCCGCTCCCTCGGCCGGGACCCGCTCTTCGAGGTCGCCAACCACTCGTACAGCCACTACGCGTTCACCGGCGACTGCTACGGCCTGCCGACCGTCCCCGCCGGCCGGATGCGGGCGGACGTGGAAAGGGCCTACACGGCGTTCCGCGAGGCGGGGGTGCCCGACGCCAAGCCGTACTTCCGCTTCCCCGGCGGCTGCTACGACCGGGCGGCGCTCAGGGCGCTGACCCCGGCCGGGGTGACCGCCGTGCAGTGGGACGTGGTGGGCGGCGACGCCTTCGCCACGGACGCGGACGCGGTGGCCCGGCAGGTGCTGGACGGAGTGCGCCCCGGCTCGGTGGTCGTCCTGCACTGCACCCGCAGCGCGGCCCCGGCGACGGAACGGGCCGTGCGGACGATCGTCCCGGAGCTGCGCCGCCAGGGCTACCGCTTCGTGAAGGTCTCCGAACTGATCGCGGCGGCGACCGGCCGGAACTGA
- the hemG gene encoding protoporphyrinogen oxidase — MSGSHAGSGRHVVVVGAGIAGLAAAHRLLAHGARVTVLEASGRVGGKLLPGEIAGARVDLGAESMLARRPEAVGLAREVGLADRLQPPATATASLWTRGALRPMPKGHVMGVPGTADALAGVLSDEGLARIGRDAELPRTEVGDDVAVGEYVAARVGREVVDRLVEPLLGGVYAGDAYRISMRSAVPQLFEAARTHTSLTEAVRGIQARSAASAPAGPVFMGLAGGVGTLPLAVADSLRARGAEILTGAPVTELRRAPEDGWRILAGDRVLHADAVVVAVPAPAAAALLRSEAPGAAAELAGVEYASMALITLAFRRAETALPEGSGFLVPPVDGRTIKASTFASAKWGWIAEENPGLVVLRTSVGRHGETEILRRDDAGLVEVSRHDLKAAVGLDATPVATRVTRWQDGLPQYPVGHHARVARVRGHLASLAGLAVCGAAYDGVGIPACVASAYAAADQIHGDLHGVQELTAHPVQSLHGAAGE, encoded by the coding sequence ATGAGCGGATCACATGCGGGCTCCGGACGGCACGTAGTCGTCGTCGGGGCGGGAATCGCCGGGCTGGCCGCCGCGCACCGGCTGCTCGCGCACGGGGCGCGGGTGACCGTGCTGGAGGCCTCCGGCCGGGTCGGCGGCAAGCTGCTGCCGGGCGAGATCGCCGGCGCGCGCGTCGACCTCGGCGCGGAGTCGATGCTGGCCCGCCGCCCCGAGGCGGTGGGCCTCGCCCGCGAGGTGGGTCTCGCCGACCGCCTCCAGCCGCCGGCCACCGCCACGGCCTCGCTCTGGACCCGCGGCGCCCTGCGCCCCATGCCCAAGGGGCACGTCATGGGCGTCCCCGGCACCGCCGACGCCCTCGCCGGCGTGCTGTCCGACGAGGGGCTGGCCCGGATCGGGCGGGACGCCGAGCTGCCCCGCACGGAGGTCGGCGACGACGTGGCCGTCGGCGAGTACGTGGCGGCGCGCGTCGGCCGCGAGGTCGTCGACCGCCTGGTGGAGCCCCTGCTCGGCGGGGTGTACGCGGGCGACGCGTACCGCATCTCGATGCGCTCGGCGGTCCCGCAGCTCTTCGAGGCCGCGCGGACCCACACCTCCCTGACCGAGGCGGTCCGCGGGATCCAGGCGAGGTCCGCGGCCTCGGCGCCGGCCGGGCCCGTCTTCATGGGCCTGGCGGGCGGAGTGGGCACCCTGCCGCTCGCGGTCGCCGACTCCCTGCGGGCACGCGGGGCGGAGATCCTCACCGGTGCGCCGGTCACGGAGCTGCGCCGCGCACCGGAGGACGGCTGGCGGATCCTCGCCGGCGACCGGGTCCTGCACGCCGATGCGGTCGTCGTCGCCGTGCCCGCACCGGCCGCCGCCGCACTGCTGCGCTCCGAGGCCCCCGGCGCCGCCGCCGAGCTCGCCGGGGTCGAGTACGCCTCCATGGCGCTGATCACCCTCGCCTTCCGCCGCGCGGAGACCGCTCTGCCCGAGGGCAGCGGATTCCTGGTGCCGCCCGTCGACGGCCGCACCATCAAGGCGTCCACCTTCGCCTCCGCCAAGTGGGGGTGGATCGCCGAGGAGAACCCCGGACTGGTGGTCCTGCGCACCTCCGTCGGCCGGCACGGCGAGACGGAGATCCTCCGCCGTGACGACGCCGGCCTGGTGGAGGTCTCCCGGCACGACCTGAAGGCCGCCGTCGGACTGGACGCCACCCCGGTCGCGACCCGCGTCACCCGCTGGCAGGACGGCCTGCCCCAGTACCCCGTCGGCCACCACGCGCGCGTGGCCCGCGTCCGCGGGCACCTCGCCTCTCTCGCCGGTCTCGCGGTGTGCGGCGCGGCCTACGACGGTGTCGGCATCCCCGCGTGCGTCGCGAGCGCGTACGCCGCGGCCGACCAGATCCACGGTGACCTGCACGGTGTGCAGGAACTCACCGCCCACCCGGTGCAGAGCCTCCACGGAGCAGCAGGAGAATGA
- a CDS encoding neutral/alkaline ceramidase, with protein MSAERPVRSRRTVLRAGALTGLGLAGAQLAAPAPAGAAPARDTGYLVGRGLADATGEVAEVGMMGYGRFDQQAAGLHTRLRARAFVVVDEASGRRVMLIVADSPMIFGSVHQAVLRRLAEAYGGLYTARNVLITATHTHSGPGGYSHHLLYNTTTFGFHRKTFEAVADGILEAARRAHDDLAPSELVLSHGTLTGASVNRSRSAFDRNPKADRDHFPDAVDPHTTLLRVERAGRTVGAVNWFPVHSTSMSGDNRLISADNKGYAAYHWEREVNEVDYLSDGSPAFVSAFAQTNSGDMSPNLDLRPPTTPEDFAHTRASGLLQYEAAAAQLGRGARLSGPVDSRLVYVDLSDVTVRPEFTGDGRTHRTSKPCVGASMAAGSMEDGPAFPGFEEGENPFWDAISDSVIYTVSPELKQAQAPKDVFVPIGEMNRVYPWVQERVPVMLVRIGGLYLIGIPGEVTVCAGLRLRRTVAGIVGADLDDVLVAGYANAYFHYLTTPEEYDAQQYEGGSTLFGRWQLPALQQTAAALATALRDGTELPLGPEAPDISGKALSQQPGVVLDAPPAFRKFGDVLVPPRENYRAGERVEAVFAGAHPGNDLHRGGTYLEVQLRKADGTWHTVADDGDWPTRFHWKRDGVAASQVTLTWDVPQGTPAGTYRLVYHGDARSLTGTITPFTGTTPAFTVR; from the coding sequence ATGTCCGCGGAACGTCCTGTTCGCAGTCGCCGTACGGTCCTGAGGGCGGGAGCCCTCACCGGTCTGGGGCTGGCGGGCGCCCAGCTGGCCGCCCCCGCCCCGGCCGGCGCCGCCCCCGCCCGTGACACCGGCTACCTCGTCGGGCGCGGCCTCGCCGACGCCACCGGTGAGGTGGCCGAGGTCGGGATGATGGGGTACGGCCGGTTCGACCAGCAGGCCGCGGGACTCCACACCCGGCTGCGGGCCCGCGCCTTCGTCGTGGTCGACGAGGCGAGCGGGCGGCGGGTGATGCTGATCGTCGCCGACTCGCCGATGATCTTCGGGAGCGTGCACCAGGCGGTGCTGCGCCGGCTCGCCGAGGCGTACGGCGGTCTCTACACCGCGCGGAACGTGCTCATCACCGCCACCCACACCCACAGCGGTCCGGGCGGCTACTCCCACCATCTGCTGTACAACACGACCACGTTCGGCTTCCACCGCAAGACCTTCGAGGCGGTGGCGGACGGAATCCTGGAGGCCGCGCGGCGCGCCCACGACGACCTCGCGCCGTCCGAACTCGTGCTCAGCCACGGCACGTTGACCGGGGCCAGCGTCAACCGCTCCCGCTCCGCCTTCGACCGCAACCCGAAGGCCGACCGCGACCACTTCCCGGACGCCGTCGACCCGCACACCACACTGCTCCGGGTGGAGCGGGCCGGCCGGACGGTCGGGGCCGTCAACTGGTTCCCGGTGCACAGCACCAGCATGTCCGGCGACAACCGGCTCATCAGCGCGGACAACAAGGGGTACGCGGCGTACCACTGGGAGCGGGAGGTCAACGAGGTCGACTACCTGTCCGACGGCTCCCCGGCGTTCGTCTCGGCGTTCGCGCAGACCAACAGCGGCGACATGTCGCCCAACCTCGATCTGCGGCCGCCCACCACACCGGAGGACTTCGCGCACACCCGCGCGAGCGGACTGCTGCAGTACGAGGCCGCAGCCGCCCAACTCGGACGGGGAGCAAGGCTGTCCGGGCCCGTCGACTCCCGGCTGGTCTACGTCGACCTCTCCGACGTCACGGTGCGCCCCGAGTTCACCGGCGACGGACGCACCCACCGGACGTCCAAGCCCTGCGTCGGCGCCTCCATGGCGGCGGGCAGCATGGAGGACGGGCCGGCCTTCCCCGGTTTCGAGGAGGGCGAGAACCCCTTCTGGGACGCGATCTCCGACTCCGTGATCTACACGGTCTCCCCGGAGCTGAAGCAGGCGCAGGCGCCGAAGGACGTCTTCGTGCCCATCGGGGAGATGAACCGCGTGTACCCGTGGGTGCAGGAGCGGGTGCCGGTGATGCTGGTCCGCATCGGCGGCCTCTACCTCATCGGCATACCGGGCGAGGTCACCGTCTGCGCGGGACTGCGGCTGCGGCGCACGGTCGCCGGGATCGTCGGCGCGGACCTCGACGATGTCCTGGTCGCCGGGTACGCCAACGCGTACTTCCACTACCTGACCACGCCCGAGGAGTACGACGCGCAGCAGTACGAGGGCGGCAGCACCCTCTTCGGCCGCTGGCAGCTCCCCGCGCTCCAGCAGACCGCGGCCGCGCTGGCGACCGCGCTGCGCGACGGCACGGAACTGCCGCTCGGCCCCGAGGCGCCGGACATCTCCGGCAAGGCCCTCTCCCAGCAGCCGGGGGTGGTGCTGGACGCGCCGCCGGCCTTCCGGAAGTTCGGGGACGTCCTGGTGCCGCCGCGGGAGAACTACCGCGCCGGCGAGCGCGTCGAGGCCGTCTTCGCGGGCGCCCACCCGGGCAACGACCTGCACCGGGGCGGCACTTATCTCGAGGTCCAGCTCCGGAAGGCCGACGGGACCTGGCACACCGTCGCCGACGACGGCGACTGGCCGACCCGCTTCCACTGGAAGCGCGACGGCGTCGCCGCCTCCCAGGTCACCCTCACCTGGGACGTCCCCCAGGGCACCCCCGCGGGCACGTACCGTCTCGTGTACCACGGCGACGCCAGAAGCCTCACCGGCACGATCACCCCGTTCACCGGCACGACCCCGGCCTTCACGGTCCGCTGA
- a CDS encoding DUF692 domain-containing protein yields the protein MVRLGTGIGWRPEIAEAVEGMPGIDWVEVVAENVCPGHLPESLLRLRGRGVTVVPHGVSLGLGGAERPDEGRLAALAERAETLGSPLVTEHIAFVRAGGAMTASPAIEAGHLLPVPRTRDALDVLCENVRIAQEALPVPLAVENIAALIAWPGEEMTEGQFLYELADRTGVRLLIDVANLHTNHVNLGEDPAEALAELPLEALAYVHVAGGFERDGVWHDSHAHPVPEPVLDVLTDLASRVSPPGVLLERDENFPEADEMERELDAIRHAVGKGTEGRRASTPAVTGVRPGPREGSLGAARQRLALAQTAVLSSLVAGTPVPEGFDRTRMGVQARALAAKRADVVAKVAPELPVILGQGYRSAFLAYAQTLPMTGGYRRDALDFAEELLGGGGPEDARARRELRRWWLERSGPRPRSDRPAVRLARATRRVLLRR from the coding sequence ATGGTGCGACTGGGGACGGGGATCGGGTGGCGGCCGGAGATCGCGGAGGCCGTGGAGGGGATGCCGGGGATCGACTGGGTCGAGGTCGTGGCCGAGAACGTCTGTCCCGGGCATCTGCCCGAGTCGCTGCTGCGGCTGCGCGGGCGCGGGGTGACCGTCGTGCCGCACGGCGTCTCGCTGGGGCTGGGCGGGGCCGAGCGGCCCGACGAGGGACGGCTCGCCGCCCTCGCCGAGCGGGCGGAGACGCTCGGGTCGCCGCTCGTCACCGAGCACATCGCGTTCGTGCGGGCCGGCGGGGCGATGACCGCGTCCCCGGCCATCGAGGCCGGGCACCTGCTGCCCGTGCCGCGCACCCGTGACGCCCTCGACGTGCTCTGCGAGAACGTCCGCATCGCCCAGGAGGCGCTGCCCGTGCCGCTCGCCGTCGAGAACATCGCCGCGCTGATCGCCTGGCCCGGCGAGGAGATGACCGAGGGGCAGTTCCTGTACGAGCTGGCCGACCGGACCGGCGTACGGCTCCTCATCGACGTCGCCAACCTGCACACCAACCACGTCAACCTGGGCGAGGACCCGGCCGAGGCGCTCGCCGAACTGCCCCTGGAGGCCCTCGCGTACGTCCATGTCGCGGGCGGGTTCGAGCGGGACGGCGTATGGCACGACAGCCATGCCCACCCCGTCCCCGAGCCGGTGCTGGACGTCCTCACCGATCTCGCGTCGCGGGTCTCCCCTCCCGGCGTGCTGCTGGAGCGGGACGAGAACTTCCCCGAGGCGGACGAGATGGAGCGGGAGCTGGACGCGATCCGGCACGCGGTCGGGAAGGGGACGGAGGGCCGGAGGGCGAGCACTCCCGCGGTCACGGGCGTCCGCCCCGGGCCGCGGGAGGGCTCGCTCGGGGCCGCCCGGCAGCGGCTCGCGCTCGCGCAGACCGCGGTGCTGTCCTCGCTGGTCGCCGGAACCCCGGTGCCGGAGGGGTTCGACCGGACGCGCATGGGAGTGCAGGCGCGGGCGCTGGCCGCCAAGCGGGCCGACGTGGTCGCCAAGGTCGCGCCCGAGCTCCCGGTGATCCTCGGGCAGGGATACCGGTCCGCCTTCCTCGCGTACGCGCAGACGCTGCCGATGACCGGCGGCTACCGGCGGGACGCGCTGGACTTCGCCGAGGAACTGCTGGGCGGCGGGGGGCCCGAGGACGCGCGGGCGCGGCGCGAGCTGCGCCGGTGGTGGCTGGAGCGGTCGGGGCCGAGGCCGCGGTCGGACAGGCCGGCGGTGCGGCTGGCGCGGGCCACCCGGCGGGTGCTGCTGCGGCGCTGA
- a CDS encoding DUF4349 domain-containing protein, translating into MRSRRSVRSTHALAGLLLAAALAAGGCSAGADSASAGAADKAARAEGQSLQEDAKQGAPGGAADGARETAPPKATANRIIRTASLTVRVKDVPGALDEARTTTENAGGYIGNESTDRDEDGHEHTRVVLRVPVEKYEEVLTGLEGTGKLLARTAKAQDVTDQVVDVESRITSQRASVARIRELMDRATKLSDVVTLEGELSSRQADLEALLARQASLKDRTSLATITLTLTESPVRKAAEDDDPGFLDALAGGWDAFLTMLRWLAVAIGAVLPFAAVAALLVLLWLKAVRPRLRRPEPAPAAGAPGPLPAAPPLTAPAPRRAPDGADGNGNGNGKD; encoded by the coding sequence ATGCGCTCACGACGATCCGTACGATCCACCCACGCCCTCGCCGGGCTCCTGCTGGCGGCGGCGCTCGCCGCCGGCGGGTGCAGCGCGGGGGCCGACTCCGCCTCGGCCGGGGCCGCCGACAAGGCGGCGCGGGCGGAGGGGCAGTCCCTGCAGGAGGACGCGAAACAGGGCGCTCCCGGCGGCGCGGCGGACGGCGCGAGGGAGACCGCGCCGCCGAAGGCCACCGCGAACCGCATCATCCGCACCGCCTCCCTGACCGTGCGGGTGAAGGACGTGCCCGGGGCGCTGGACGAGGCCCGCACGACGACGGAGAACGCGGGCGGCTACATCGGCAATGAGAGCACCGACCGGGACGAGGACGGCCACGAGCACACGCGCGTGGTGCTGCGCGTGCCCGTCGAGAAGTACGAGGAGGTCCTCACCGGCCTCGAGGGCACGGGCAAGCTGCTCGCACGCACCGCGAAGGCGCAGGACGTCACCGACCAGGTGGTCGACGTGGAGAGCCGGATCACCTCGCAGCGGGCCAGCGTGGCCCGGATCCGCGAGCTGATGGACCGGGCCACCAAGCTCAGCGACGTGGTCACCCTGGAGGGCGAGCTGAGCAGCCGCCAGGCCGACCTGGAGGCCCTGCTCGCCCGGCAGGCGTCCCTGAAGGACCGTACGAGCCTGGCCACCATCACCCTGACCCTGACCGAGTCCCCGGTGCGGAAGGCGGCGGAGGACGACGACCCCGGCTTCCTCGACGCGCTCGCGGGCGGCTGGGACGCGTTCCTGACCATGCTGCGCTGGCTGGCCGTGGCGATCGGCGCGGTGCTGCCGTTCGCGGCGGTGGCGGCGCTGCTCGTCCTGCTGTGGCTGAAGGCCGTACGCCCCCGGCTGCGGCGGCCGGAGCCGGCGCCCGCGGCGGGCGCCCCGGGCCCGCTGCCCGCGGCCCCGCCGCTGACCGCCCCGGCGCCCCGCCGGGCACCCGACGGCGCGGACGGCAACGGGAACGGGAACGGGAAGGACTGA